The Terriglobales bacterium genomic sequence CGGTGGCTAAAGCGGCGGCGCCGGCAGAGCAGCAGCTCAGGCGAATGAAATCTCTTCTTGAAAGTGACGAACGCGACATGATTTTGACTCCTCAGATTTTTCTTGTGTTCTCTTCTTCTCTTCTATCTTCCCCACTCTATCTTTACCCCTAATCTTTACCTACTTCTTAGTGCTGCACCTGATATTGCGATGACGATAGAATCAGGTAAACCGCTGTCTGTACCCGAGTGAGCGCCTGCGACGCAGGATAGAAAGAGACTGCGCTGATAATGGCACCACGCATTCCCCCCGAGGGAGTCGTGGACATCTGGCCATGCATGAGCCGCAAGTTGAGCGCATCTACCAGCCCGGCGGGATTACTTCCCGCCAGTGACGTATAACTATTCAGCGTGTTCTGTACCGACGACTGCAACGAACCAAAGACGACCGAGCTAATAAAATTGGCACGGGTGACAGCGGTACTGGGGGTTTCAAGGGCAAATTCGGGCCCGAAGATCCCCTGCTGGACCGGATTGAAGTAATTTTGCGGAATAACATAATCCGGCGGGAAGAAGTTGAAGACAGTGGGCGAGGTGAGAATGTTCTGCCCCATATTGTTGCCCGTGTTGGTAAGTGAGCTGCCGTTATGTGTGGAATTCAACGCGCGCAGTACAGAAGTCATAAAGAGGACCGGCTCGCGCAAATGCCCCTCATTTGGATTGGTCTGGGTAGGAAATACCTGAAAGTCTCCAGCCCTGGCTTCGGGATCCGTCAGGATTGCCTTAAACACCGCCTGCAGGTTACCGCGTGTCCCGGTTCCATCGTTGTTAAATACATTCACTACATCTTGCACGTAGGTCGTTGATGGATTGCTCTTCACCAGATGCTCAATGAGCTGCTTGCACACGAACGGGCCTATGGTCGAGTCGTTGAAGATATTGTCCATCGCAGCACTGAGATCCAGTTGTGCGGTTTGACCTGCCGGGAGCGTCACTCCATTCAACAGCAGCTTGGTGTTGGTGGTGTCGTGGTTCGAGGTAAAGTTTTCCATCGGACTTCCGTAGGGTGGAAGACCGTAGTACGCCGAGTTGTGCCTTTGCAGGACCTGGCCCGGCTGGGTGGGAAATGTCCAACCGGTGAATACGTGCGCGAAACCCTGCACTACGCTCTCGTCATACGTAGGAATAGGGTTATTGCTGATATCAAGTTGTTGTGTGCCGTCCGCGTTGAGCTGGTAGAGTCCGATGGTGAAGAGCTGCAACAGCTCGCGGGCGTAGTTCTCGTTGGGATTCATACCTGTTGCGGGCTTGTCGTTGTTGACCATGTCGAGATAGACACCCATGGCCGGACTCAGAGTGACATCCGTCATCAGGCTCTTGTAGTTCCCGAAGGCATCGCGTTCCATCACGTTTTGCCAGGGCACAAAGGCATTCGGGTCGCCAACTTTATTGGACGAGATGACCACGATCTGCTCCAGGGCAAAGGCGGCGCGCATGCGTAACTGGTCTGGGGCCTGCAGCGCGTTGAAGTAGAAGCGGTTCTGTAACGTAGGAATGTCGGGAGCAGCAAGGTACTGTGAATTCAACTGGGACATGCCGAACTGCTCGGTCAGCCAGGCATTGAAGCCGATGCTCTGCAAGTGGGCGACGTCAGCGGGTGAAGGACCGAAGGTGGCCTGCTCCAGGAAGCGTCCAGCTTCATTGGCGGTCATGACGCTAATGGGGACGTTAACCGGGGCTAAGGGGTTTAAAGTCACCGTAATGGTGCCGGTATTTGCGGCATGCGAGCCGGCAATGCCGATACCTGTGAGCAATCCTGTGTTGATACCGATCGCTGCGATGTTGGTTGAATCACTTGAATTCCAGGTAGCATTATTGGTTTCGTTGCGGTCACCATCAGTCCAATGTCCGGTGGCGGTGAGCTGCAGCGTTGTATTCGCTCCCATGAATATCGGCGATGGCGAGACGGTAACCGACTGCAGCACCGCAGCAGTTACTGTGAGGGGAAGAAGGTTACTGTTGACGGTAGTCGCTCCGACCGTCAAGGAAGCCTGGATATTGGTGGGACCTCCAACCGTCATGCCCTTGGCGAGACCCGCTGCATTGACGGGAGCTACCGCAGCAATTGAGGAATTCCAGACCGCTACGGCGGTTACATCGACAGGGCTACCCCCAATAGTGGCGGTCGCTGTGTATTGCTCCGTCAATCCTTTTGCGATCGAACTATCCGGAGAGTTAATGGCAAGGGCGGTCAGTGTTCCCGTCGGCACCGCCTCAACGACAGTCGTGGCAACGGTGAAGGGACCGCTCACCGCGGTAATCGTCACACTGCCAGGAGCAACAGCGGTCACCACGCCTGTGGACTGGCCGACTGTAGCGATACTCGGATTCGAGGAATACCACCTGGCGGAAACGGGAATGGCACGATTAGGCGCGTGCAGGAAAATACGCTTGGCAGTCAACGTTGTCGTGCTGCCACCGACCTGTACCGCCATGGTTGGCGATGTGATCTGCAGAGATCCGAGCCCGTGTTGGGCCCAACCTAATCCAGTAACGACAATCAGGATTGCTAACAGACGCGGTGTTGACCTTGCAGTTCGCATGTACGCACGTCTCCAATTCTTTAAAGGTCTATTGAATATTGCGAGCACCGAAACTTCAGGGGAGAAAAGAATTGTAATACGACAAGTCGATTTTGCAAGTGTTACGAAGGTGCAGCCGGTAAAAGTGGCGAAAAACACACAGAGCCATCATTTGGGACAAGTGCAGATAGGTACTAATGTTGACAAGTATCTGAGAGCGGACAAGCGTGAAATCCCCACCCAATAGGCGCACCCCCTCACGCCCGGCAGCTTTCCTTTTTGACAGAGCCTCTTTTGACAGACTCGGGGCTTATTGCCAGACCCGAGCCGCCAGCTTTCGTTAGTTCCTTTTGAGAGGATCGCTTTTCAGTTGGACCTTAGCTTTCTCCAGAAGATGGTGGGTTGCAGCCTTGGCCGGATAGAGTTCGCTCTCCAGGTCTTCACATTGCCGAAGAAACATCTCACGGAATTTTGGGTTGGCATCTTTCAGGATTTGCCGCAACGCATCCAGGTTTGTAGTTGCCTGCTGGACGGATTTGTAGAGCTTCTGGCAAAGACCAAGCATCGCAGCATTGTTTTCTTTGATTTCTCGACGATTAGTGGCATTGGTTTTCATTATCGCCCCGAGCATGACTAAGATTTACCTGTCCACAGTCCTGCTGCAAATCTGCTTACAAGTATTCGGCCAGGGTTCGGAGCCGAATCCTTCTTTCTTACAGTATTTTACACTGGGGCTTGTTGCCGCGCTGCAAGTATCAACATCCCCTCATCAAAAACCCAAGAGCACCCATGGCACGCCGTTCTTCAATCGCCAACCACTGTAATTACGACCGTGCGCTGGCGTCCACGCACATCGCATTCAAGATGGAATATCTGCTGCCAT encodes the following:
- a CDS encoding DUF1800 family protein; this translates as MRTARSTPRLLAILIVVTGLGWAQHGLGSLQITSPTMAVQVGGSTTTLTAKRIFLHAPNRAIPVSARWYSSNPSIATVGQSTGVVTAVAPGSVTITAVSGPFTVATTVVEAVPTGTLTALAINSPDSSIAKGLTEQYTATATIGGSPVDVTAVAVWNSSIAAVAPVNAAGLAKGMTVGGPTNIQASLTVGATTVNSNLLPLTVTAAVLQSVTVSPSPIFMGANTTLQLTATGHWTDGDRNETNNATWNSSDSTNIAAIGINTGLLTGIGIAGSHAANTGTITVTLNPLAPVNVPISVMTANEAGRFLEQATFGPSPADVAHLQSIGFNAWLTEQFGMSQLNSQYLAAPDIPTLQNRFYFNALQAPDQLRMRAAFALEQIVVISSNKVGDPNAFVPWQNVMERDAFGNYKSLMTDVTLSPAMGVYLDMVNNDKPATGMNPNENYARELLQLFTIGLYQLNADGTQQLDISNNPIPTYDESVVQGFAHVFTGWTFPTQPGQVLQRHNSAYYGLPPYGSPMENFTSNHDTTNTKLLLNGVTLPAGQTAQLDLSAAMDNIFNDSTIGPFVCKQLIEHLVKSNPSTTYVQDVVNVFNNDGTGTRGNLQAVFKAILTDPEARAGDFQVFPTQTNPNEGHLREPVLFMTSVLRALNSTHNGSSLTNTGNNMGQNILTSPTVFNFFPPDYVIPQNYFNPVQQGIFGPEFALETPSTAVTRANFISSVVFGSLQSSVQNTLNSYTSLAGSNPAGLVDALNLRLMHGQMSTTPSGGMRGAIISAVSFYPASQALTRVQTAVYLILSSSQYQVQH